Proteins from a genomic interval of Xylocopa sonorina isolate GNS202 chromosome 4, iyXylSono1_principal, whole genome shotgun sequence:
- the Waw gene encoding translation factor waclaw: MNDINSNNCIKNQGDCLLYLNFFLLMIMTANKFICYTWFMQRNNLFQILLRQQSLYSNKCYSTCSDSAEEHEIPIENIRNFSIVAHVDHGKSTLADRLLELTGAIKENSGKQILDKLQVERERGITVKAQTASLNYTYEGTKYLLNLIDTPGHVDFSAEVHRSLAPCQGVILVIDANDGVQAQTVANFHLAIKFNLIIIPVINKIDMKQANPARVINQLETLFNIKESDVLKVSAKLGTGVPKILDAIVERIPPPDAYRDKPFRALMFDSWYDKYKGTILLIYVKEGFLSLNQQITLMYTKKSYIVKKLSLLRPSEEDVNKLFAGQIGCISCSMKSPKEAIIGDTLHSKNNVVEPLLGFKSPKPMVFSGVYPIDKSQFEAMRTAIEKLTLNDSSVSVILESSIALGQGWRIGFLGLLHMEVFMQRLEQEYGALSVVTTPSVTYKAKIFGKKNIKKYKGDMITFSNPADFPDTQIVEEFYEPMVLGTIITPNEYIGAIMSLCLEKRGIQHSMRDVGFNRTMFQYVLPLNEIIIDLHDTLKRITSGYGTFDYEDYGYEPTKITKLDIALNGNIVDEFSIIVHDSKVRKTSRQICEKLVDILPRQLYEIAIQAMVRGKVIARETLKPYKKDVTAKLYGGDITRKMKLLAQQAAGKKKMKMAATINIPRETFINLLKK, translated from the exons ATGAATGATATTAACAGTAATAATTGCATTAAAAATCAGGGTGATTGTTTGTTATATTTAAATTTCTTTTTATTAATGATTATGACGGCGAATAAATTTATTTGTTACACATGGttcatgcaaagaaataacctTTTCCAAATACTTTTGAG ACAACAATCCTTATATTCTAACAAATGCTATTCTACGTGCTCAGATAGCGCAGAAGAGCATGAAATACCGATTGAGAATATTCGTAATTTTAGTATCGTAGCGCATGTTGATCATGGTAAAAGTACATTAGCCGACAGACTTCTGGAACTAACAGGCGCGATAAAAGAGAACTCCGGTAAACAGATACTGGACAAGTTGCAAGTTGAAAGAGAACGTGGGATTACAGTTAAAGCTCAAACAGCGTCTCTGAATTATACATACGAGGGTACCAAGTATCTTCTTAATTTGATAGATACACCTGGCCATGTAGATTTTTCTGCAGAGGTACATCGTTCGCTGGCCCCTTGTCAAGGAGTGATTTTAGTAATAGATGCGAATGATGGTGTACAAGCTCAAACTGTGGCTAACTTTCATTTAGCTATTAAATTTAATCTGATTATAATACCAGTAATTAATAAAATAGATATGAAACAAGCGAATCCTGCCAGAGTTATAAATCAATTGGAAACGTTGTTCAATATAAAAGAATCTGACGTTTTAAAGGTATCTGCTAAATTAGGCACAGGAGTACCTAAAATTTTGGATGCCATTGTTGAAAGAATTCCACCGCCCGATGCATATAGGGACAAACCATTCAGAGCTTTGATGTTCGATAGCTGGTACGATAAATACAAAGGAACAATTTTATTGATATATGTTAAAGAGGGATTCCTAAGTCTGAACCAGCAAATCACTTTGATGTATACTAAGAAATCTTACATAGTTAAAAAGCTTTCACTGTTGAGACCATCAGAGGAAGAtgtaaataaatt ATTTGCAGGTCAAATAGGGTGCATCTCGTGCAGCATGAAATCTCCGAAGGAGGCAATTATCGGAGATACATTGCATTCGAAAAATAATGTCGTTGAACCTTTACTAGGATTTAAGTCACCCAAACCAATGGTCTTCTCAGGAGTTTATCCAATTGATAAATCGCAGTTCGAAGCTATGCGAACTGCTATTGAAAAATTAACATTAAATGATAGCAGTGTTTCTGTTATTCTAGAATCTAG CATAGCTCTTGGACAAGGGTGGAGAATTGGATTTTTAGGTTTATTGCATATGGAAGTATTCATGCAACGACTTGAACAAGAGTATGGTGCTCTATCAGTTGTTACAACACCTAGCGTTACATACAAGGCAAAGATTTTTGGTAAaaagaatattaaaaaatacaaaGGTGATATGATCACATTCAGCAACCCTGCAGATTTCCCTGACACTCAGATTGTAGAGGAATTTTATGAACCCATGGTACTAGGAACTATTATAACGCCAA ATGAATATATTGGTGCAATAATGTCTTTATGCCTTGAAAAACGGGGGATACAACACTCGATGAGAGATGTTGGTTTCAATAGAACAATGTTTCAATACGTATTGCCATTGAATGAAATTATCATTGATCTTCACGATACACTGAAACGTATAACTTCAGGATACGGCACTTTCGATTACGAAGATTATGGTTACGAACCTACGAAAATTACAAAG CTAGATATTGCTTTAAATGGTAACATAGTGGACGAATTTAGTATTATTGTACATGATAGCAAAGTTCGTAAAACAAGCAGGCAGATATGCGAAAAATTAGTAGATATTCTCCCGCGGCAGTTATATGAAATAGCAATTCAAGCAATGGTTAGGGGAAAAGTGATCGCGAGAGAAACATTGAAACCATATAAAAAAGACGTAACTGCGAAACTA TATGGTGGTGATATTACTAGAAAAATGAAACTATTGGCTCAACAAGCAGCTGGAAAGAAAAAGATGAAAATGGCTGCAACAATAAACATACCACGAGAAACATTCATAAATCTTTTGAAAAAATAG